A single region of the Devosia sp. FJ2-5-3 genome encodes:
- a CDS encoding dihydroorotase family protein — translation MANYDSIIRNAAVLTPSGLVELDVAISSGQVAALLPRGEGAAPSIIDGSGKHLLPGAIDIHFHIRAPAYPDRGTVETETRAASAGGITTLFEMPISKPCCNSAEQVEMRRDHFAEHAFINFGLYAAPGDLTDSSVEAMRAAGIIGYKIFTTPAPEGRDDEFFGLSFPDEADQLRALKAVAKTGLPVVIHAESAQLLAQAERDLAGADLSLASSHLAARPAICESVAVAKLLAMNIQAQAKLHIAHVTSAETIKILRAFAGTSDFTAETCPHYLTRTDEDVARAGVFAKINPPVRTQADQDALWQAITDGVITHVTTDHAAFSHAEKLAKKDNFVDAPPGSPGSEVLVPAMLDAVSRGKIKLEKAVELLSANAAKRFGLTTKGRIEIGADADLILVDLAARTEISPETLHTFAKEVAQLYYGAIYNGRIARTIVNGQTVYDGSIVGAPGWGRYTSPTGTSALNRMSA, via the coding sequence GTGGCCAATTACGACTCGATAATCCGCAATGCCGCGGTCCTCACCCCATCGGGGCTTGTGGAACTCGATGTTGCAATTTCATCTGGCCAGGTCGCTGCGCTCCTCCCCCGTGGGGAGGGCGCAGCCCCGTCAATTATCGATGGCTCCGGCAAGCATTTGCTGCCGGGTGCCATCGACATCCATTTTCACATCCGTGCGCCCGCCTACCCGGATCGCGGCACCGTCGAGACCGAGACGCGCGCCGCTTCCGCCGGCGGCATCACCACGCTGTTCGAAATGCCGATCAGCAAGCCCTGCTGCAATTCGGCCGAGCAGGTCGAGATGCGTAGGGATCATTTTGCCGAGCACGCCTTTATCAATTTCGGTCTCTATGCCGCGCCGGGCGATCTGACCGATTCCAGCGTCGAGGCCATGCGCGCCGCCGGCATCATCGGCTACAAGATCTTCACCACCCCTGCCCCCGAAGGCCGGGATGATGAATTCTTCGGTCTCTCCTTCCCGGACGAAGCCGACCAGCTCCGCGCCCTCAAGGCCGTCGCCAAGACCGGACTGCCGGTCGTCATCCACGCCGAAAGCGCCCAACTGCTCGCCCAGGCAGAACGCGACCTTGCAGGCGCCGATCTCTCCCTCGCCTCCAGCCACCTCGCTGCCCGCCCAGCCATCTGCGAATCCGTCGCTGTCGCAAAGCTGCTGGCGATGAACATCCAGGCCCAGGCCAAGCTGCACATCGCCCATGTGACCAGCGCCGAGACGATCAAGATCCTCCGCGCTTTCGCCGGCACGTCGGATTTCACCGCCGAAACCTGCCCGCATTATCTCACCCGCACCGACGAGGACGTCGCCCGCGCCGGTGTCTTTGCCAAGATCAATCCACCGGTCCGCACCCAGGCCGACCAGGATGCGCTCTGGCAGGCGATTACCGACGGCGTCATCACCCACGTCACCACCGATCACGCCGCCTTCTCCCATGCCGAAAAACTGGCCAAGAAGGACAATTTCGTCGACGCCCCGCCCGGCTCGCCCGGCTCCGAAGTGCTGGTCCCGGCCATGCTCGACGCCGTCAGCCGCGGCAAGATCAAGCTTGAGAAAGCGGTTGAACTCTTGTCGGCAAATGCCGCAAAACGTTTCGGTCTGACCACCAAGGGTCGCATCGAGATCGGCGCCGACGCCGATCTTATCCTCGTCGATCTCGCCGCCAGGACCGAGATCAGCCCGGAGACGCTGCATACTTTCGCCAAGGAGGTCGCACAGCTTTATTACGGCGCGATCTACAACGGCCGAATTGCCCGTACCATCGTCAACGGCCAGACCGTATACGACGGGTCCATCGTCGGTGCCCCCGGCTGGGGGCGCTATACCTCGCCAACCGGAACCTCCGCCCTGAACAGAATGAGCGCATGA
- a CDS encoding pyridoxal phosphate-dependent aminotransferase, whose translation MSAIANKLTNRIVEEDLSFRSRMLEIAAGMNNVIAMGRGDPDFHTPKHIAEAAKKAIDENQHHYTGPTGIPALRKAIAEHLTDVYNLDHTADEIVVTAGVQESITLLMLALINPGDEVLITSPRFMTYDTAVNFAGGVPVPVPTFQKDDFALDINEIEKRITPKTRMFVLVSPNNPTGAVTPPAVIRQIAELAIKHDIIIVSDEIYAQIIYDGNEHLSIGTLPGMKERTITLNGFSKTFAMTGWRVGYLAAPADFVTKVTEMRHTLSINTCTISQHAALAALTGPMEPIQAMIDAYTERRAFLLPALDEMGLTYGNPGGAFYVYINVAGTGMSTPDFCEKLLRETGVMMFPGTMFGDHDPSYIRLSFLQPLEVIKDAVERMKGFMARHGKAAS comes from the coding sequence ATGAGCGCCATCGCGAACAAGCTGACCAACCGCATCGTCGAGGAAGATCTCTCCTTCCGCTCGCGCATGCTCGAAATCGCGGCCGGCATGAACAATGTCATCGCCATGGGCCGCGGCGATCCGGACTTCCACACGCCAAAGCACATTGCCGAGGCGGCCAAGAAGGCCATTGACGAGAACCAGCACCACTATACCGGCCCCACCGGTATTCCGGCGCTGCGCAAGGCCATCGCCGAGCACCTCACCGACGTCTACAACCTCGATCACACGGCCGACGAGATCGTCGTCACCGCCGGCGTGCAGGAGTCGATCACCCTGCTCATGCTGGCGCTGATCAATCCGGGCGATGAAGTGCTCATCACTTCGCCGCGCTTCATGACCTATGACACCGCCGTCAACTTTGCCGGTGGCGTGCCCGTCCCCGTCCCGACCTTCCAGAAGGACGATTTCGCGCTCGACATCAACGAGATCGAAAAGCGCATCACCCCCAAGACGCGCATGTTCGTGCTGGTCTCGCCGAACAACCCGACCGGCGCCGTCACCCCGCCGGCCGTGATCCGCCAGATTGCCGAGCTGGCCATCAAGCACGACATCATCATCGTCTCGGACGAGATCTACGCCCAGATCATCTATGACGGTAACGAGCACCTCTCCATCGGCACCCTGCCGGGGATGAAGGAACGCACCATCACGCTCAACGGCTTCTCGAAGACCTTCGCGATGACCGGCTGGCGCGTTGGCTATCTCGCCGCTCCTGCTGACTTCGTGACCAAGGTCACCGAGATGCGCCACACGCTCTCGATCAACACCTGCACGATCTCGCAACACGCCGCCCTCGCGGCCCTGACCGGCCCGATGGAGCCGATCCAGGCCATGATCGACGCCTATACCGAACGCCGCGCCTTCCTCCTGCCGGCACTCGACGAAATGGGCTTGACCTATGGCAATCCCGGCGGCGCCTTCTACGTCTACATCAACGTTGCCGGCACCGGCATGTCGACCCCGGACTTCTGCGAGAAGCTGCTGCGCGAAACCGGCGTCATGATGTTCCCCGGCACCATGTTCGGCGACCATGACCCCAGCTATATCCGCCTGTCCTTCCTGCAGCCGCTCGAAGTCATCAAGGATGCCGTCGAACGCATGAAGGGCTTCATGGCCCGTCACGGAAAGGCCGCCTCGTAA
- a CDS encoding Xaa-Pro peptidase family protein, which translates to MTSLTRERKPVRPMGLDFRRSVQDRIRALAAERGLDGVLLLTPANVFYACGFHFSVNERPIALYIPLNGKPTLFVPLLELENAEPVEGVELKIYEEFPGIVHPVVWMVEESGARKIAIDLLDARLVGPIEAMVESLVLEDFAAPCRYIKTAEELELTRIAATYADLCLERLLLNGGDIISQGGTELDLYADSTSFALAELKKNYGEAFAGTKLGISSSVHTGPRGALPHGATGHSKPQRGHTLISGVGCSLGGYHAESGITYVVGEMSAEQRRIMEALEACDAAGVAALKPGTLCQDVNVAALAALKDAGLGDTIRHRIGHGMGVEGHEAPWLAPGDTTIVAPGMVFSNEPGVYRPGIDGYRTINTMIVHADGVEIPSRLQADHPIETRIISL; encoded by the coding sequence GTGACCAGTCTCACCCGGGAGCGCAAGCCCGTCCGCCCGATGGGCCTCGATTTTCGCCGCAGCGTGCAGGATCGCATCCGCGCGCTGGCGGCGGAGCGTGGCCTCGACGGCGTGCTGCTGCTGACACCCGCCAATGTGTTTTACGCCTGCGGCTTCCACTTCTCGGTCAATGAGCGCCCCATCGCGCTCTACATCCCGCTGAACGGCAAGCCGACCCTGTTCGTGCCGCTGCTCGAGCTCGAAAACGCCGAGCCGGTCGAAGGTGTCGAGCTCAAGATCTACGAGGAATTCCCCGGAATCGTTCATCCCGTCGTCTGGATGGTCGAGGAATCCGGTGCTCGCAAGATCGCCATCGACCTGCTCGATGCCCGCCTTGTCGGCCCCATCGAGGCCATGGTGGAAAGCCTCGTGCTCGAAGATTTCGCGGCCCCCTGCCGCTACATAAAGACGGCCGAGGAGCTGGAGCTCACCCGCATCGCGGCCACCTATGCCGATCTCTGCCTCGAGCGTCTGCTGCTCAATGGCGGGGACATCATCTCCCAGGGCGGCACCGAGCTCGACCTCTATGCCGACAGCACCAGCTTCGCCCTCGCAGAACTGAAGAAAAACTATGGCGAGGCCTTTGCCGGCACCAAGCTGGGCATTTCCTCCTCCGTCCACACCGGCCCACGCGGGGCCCTGCCCCATGGCGCGACCGGCCACAGCAAGCCGCAGCGCGGCCACACGCTTATCTCCGGCGTCGGCTGCTCTCTGGGCGGCTATCACGCCGAAAGCGGCATCACCTATGTCGTCGGGGAAATGTCCGCCGAACAGCGCCGCATCATGGAGGCGCTTGAAGCCTGCGACGCTGCCGGCGTTGCCGCGCTGAAACCCGGCACCCTCTGCCAGGATGTCAATGTCGCTGCCCTCGCTGCCCTCAAGGATGCGGGTCTCGGCGACACCATCCGCCATCGCATCGGCCATGGCATGGGCGTCGAAGGCCATGAGGCTCCGTGGCTCGCACCGGGCGACACCACAATCGTTGCGCCCGGCATGGTCTTTTCCAACGAGCCGGGCGTCTACCGGCCAGGGATCGACGGCTACCGCACCATCAACACCATGATCGTCCATGCCGACGGGGTCGAAATCCCCAGCCGGCTCCAGGCCGATCATCCCATCGAAACACGCATTATTAGTCTCTAA
- a CDS encoding carboxypeptidase M32, with amino-acid sequence MSYAKLMERIGQVNDMLNAQSILSWDARTMMPHGGHETRSKQLATLSVLTRDLLVSDETRSLLDKAESEVAAFDASSVEKGMVQQVRDAIDYHQAIPADLTRRRAELGSIGHAIWAKARAENDYAHFAPLMEQTVELNREMAECIGYSEHPYDALMYRFEPGETVASLKPLFSRLREGLLPLVKAIAEKPAPRFDFLERIYPVDKQHALALEISSKVGYDLNRGRLDTTLHPFEVSFTRNDVRITTRFYEDYMPASLFGALHEAGHALYEQGSDPAYVRTPFATDLVGLYAVSGVSFGAHESQSRLWENHVGRAKAFWENNFEIAKGYFPEQLADVSVDEFWRAINRVRPGFIRVEADELTYDFHVMLRTDIEAALIDGSLSVKDLPEAWNAKIKEYLGLDVPNDAQGVLQDVHWSSGQIGTFCNYTIGNVMAGQLFETASKDAGIAQGLATGDYDPLRHFMVENIHQHGRRYTRDELLVRTTGRKLDPEPYISYLNKKYSEIYGL; translated from the coding sequence ATGAGTTACGCTAAGCTCATGGAGCGCATTGGGCAGGTCAATGACATGCTGAACGCTCAGTCCATCCTCAGTTGGGATGCGCGGACGATGATGCCCCATGGCGGGCACGAGACGCGCAGCAAGCAGTTGGCGACGCTGTCTGTTTTGACGCGCGACCTGCTTGTTTCGGATGAAACCCGCTCGCTGCTGGACAAGGCCGAGAGCGAAGTCGCCGCCTTTGATGCATCCTCTGTGGAAAAAGGGATGGTTCAGCAGGTTCGCGACGCCATCGACTACCACCAGGCGATTCCGGCAGATTTGACCCGTCGCCGCGCAGAACTTGGCTCGATCGGCCATGCCATCTGGGCCAAGGCGCGTGCAGAGAACGACTATGCCCATTTTGCTCCGTTGATGGAGCAGACGGTCGAACTGAACCGCGAAATGGCCGAATGCATCGGCTATTCCGAGCATCCCTATGATGCGCTGATGTATCGCTTCGAGCCCGGCGAGACTGTCGCCTCGCTGAAGCCGCTGTTTTCGCGCCTTCGCGAAGGCCTGCTGCCGCTGGTCAAGGCTATTGCCGAAAAGCCGGCTCCGCGTTTTGATTTCCTCGAGCGCATCTATCCGGTCGACAAGCAGCATGCGCTGGCGCTGGAGATTTCCTCCAAGGTTGGCTACGACCTCAACCGCGGTCGCCTCGACACCACGCTGCACCCGTTCGAAGTGTCCTTCACCCGCAACGACGTGCGCATCACCACGCGCTTTTATGAAGACTACATGCCGGCAAGCCTTTTCGGCGCGCTGCATGAGGCGGGCCATGCGCTCTACGAGCAGGGTTCCGACCCCGCCTATGTCCGCACGCCATTCGCCACTGACCTTGTCGGCCTCTATGCCGTCAGCGGCGTGAGCTTCGGCGCTCATGAATCGCAGTCGCGGCTGTGGGAAAACCATGTCGGCCGCGCCAAGGCCTTCTGGGAAAACAATTTCGAAATCGCCAAGGGCTATTTCCCCGAGCAGCTCGCCGATGTTTCGGTGGACGAATTCTGGCGCGCCATCAACCGCGTCCGCCCGGGCTTCATCCGCGTCGAGGCCGACGAGCTGACCTATGACTTCCACGTCATGCTGCGCACCGACATCGAAGCGGCGCTGATCGACGGTTCGCTCTCCGTCAAGGATCTGCCCGAAGCCTGGAACGCCAAGATCAAGGAATATCTCGGTCTCGACGTTCCCAATGACGCGCAGGGCGTGCTGCAGGACGTGCACTGGTCGTCCGGCCAGATCGGCACCTTCTGCAACTACACCATCGGCAACGTCATGGCCGGCCAGCTGTTCGAAACCGCCAGCAAGGACGCTGGCATCGCCCAGGGTCTGGCCACCGGCGACTACGACCCGCTGCGCCACTTCATGGTGGAGAACATCCACCAGCATGGCCGCCGCTATACACGCGACGAGCTCCTGGTCCGCACCACCGGCCGCAAGCTCGATCCGGAGCCGTACATCTCGTACCTCAACAAAAAATACTCCGAGATCTACGGGCTCTAA
- a CDS encoding Ldh family oxidoreductase has translation MSISLTSVTRPSLETFMAQGFEKLGLSAEDAAIFADALIFSELRFHPGHGQGVRRLRRYQERIGQKLVDPAAPWEIVKESPALALVDAHNGIGTVAAAKAMRLAIQKAKVSGIGQVLVRNSTHYGSSAVHACQAMEAGCIGMAITNAGPEMAPWGAREGATGTNPWGIAAPTNLGFPAVMDFALTTAGKGMMMWHAREGKKMPLDWALTPDGEITDDPNAAMNGPLLAIGEYKGYGLAFMTDVMTGVLGGGGFGLTPYADPKKLDVSHTLTAIDIEWFMPLETFKERMGEFSQMMKSRKTRPGFSEILIPGEQEARRAERKSQAGVPLDDEVLEDLIALGKELGVESELEIVGPYEESRL, from the coding sequence ATGTCGATCTCCCTGACCAGCGTCACCCGTCCTAGCCTCGAAACCTTCATGGCCCAGGGGTTTGAGAAACTTGGCCTGTCGGCCGAGGATGCGGCCATCTTCGCCGATGCCCTGATCTTCTCCGAGCTGCGCTTCCACCCTGGCCACGGCCAGGGCGTTCGCCGGCTGCGGCGCTATCAGGAACGCATCGGCCAGAAACTGGTCGATCCGGCGGCGCCCTGGGAGATCGTCAAGGAAAGCCCGGCCCTCGCCCTGGTCGATGCCCATAACGGCATCGGCACAGTGGCGGCGGCCAAGGCCATGCGGCTGGCCATCCAGAAGGCCAAGGTCAGCGGCATCGGCCAGGTGCTCGTCCGCAACTCGACCCATTACGGTTCCTCGGCCGTCCATGCCTGCCAGGCCATGGAAGCGGGTTGCATCGGCATGGCCATCACCAATGCCGGCCCGGAAATGGCCCCCTGGGGCGCCCGCGAAGGCGCCACCGGCACCAATCCCTGGGGCATTGCCGCCCCGACCAATCTTGGCTTCCCCGCCGTGATGGACTTCGCCCTCACCACGGCCGGCAAGGGCATGATGATGTGGCACGCCCGCGAAGGCAAAAAGATGCCGCTCGACTGGGCCCTCACGCCCGACGGCGAAATCACCGATGACCCCAACGCCGCCATGAACGGCCCCCTCCTCGCCATCGGCGAATACAAGGGGTACGGCCTTGCCTTCATGACCGATGTCATGACCGGCGTGCTCGGCGGCGGCGGCTTTGGCCTCACCCCCTATGCCGACCCCAAGAAGCTCGACGTTTCGCACACGCTGACCGCCATCGACATCGAATGGTTCATGCCGCTCGAGACCTTCAAGGAGCGCATGGGCGAATTCTCGCAGATGATGAAGTCGCGCAAGACGCGCCCGGGCTTCTCCGAAATCCTCATCCCCGGCGAACAGGAAGCCCGTCGGGCCGAGCGCAAGTCGCAGGCCGGCGTGCCGCTGGACGACGAAGTGCTCGAAGACCTCATTGCCCTCGGCAAAGAGCTCGGCGTCGAATCCGAGCTTGAGATCGTCGGCCCCTATGAGGAGAGCCGGCTGTGA
- a CDS encoding DUF4438 domain-containing protein: protein MTISVNANDLVSVSLGGAIAHPGFAGLPAEPYRLAADGKPFLLPTWGGIVYNVSVGDSAFGWAADCIHPGVSIKGGDDLKNRGLNVYACLGNTAVVMTGRAQGAKGVVTGKSGRFSEQLIIHFPKSVRADMAVGDQILIRSLGTGMAVDGHPEVALKGLGPNLFEALPKKVVDGRLEIGVVAKVPAHLIGAGLGLTSEGGSLHMQSTDRAALKEAGLDQLRLGDLVAFENTDSRYNHGYLRGAISIGVVGQTDGPRAGYGPGVTIIMTAPKGELGCFIAPGTNLKSLLSLED from the coding sequence ATGACCATTTCCGTCAATGCAAACGACCTCGTATCCGTCTCGCTCGGCGGAGCCATTGCCCATCCGGGTTTCGCTGGCCTGCCGGCAGAGCCCTATCGCCTCGCCGCTGACGGCAAGCCGTTCCTGCTGCCGACATGGGGCGGCATCGTCTATAATGTCTCGGTCGGCGACAGCGCCTTCGGCTGGGCTGCGGACTGCATCCATCCCGGCGTCTCGATCAAGGGCGGCGACGACCTCAAGAATCGCGGCCTGAACGTCTACGCATGCCTCGGCAACACCGCCGTGGTCATGACCGGCCGCGCCCAGGGCGCCAAGGGTGTCGTCACCGGTAAGTCGGGCCGCTTCTCCGAGCAGCTGATCATCCACTTCCCCAAGTCGGTCCGCGCCGACATGGCCGTGGGCGACCAGATCCTCATCCGCTCGCTCGGCACCGGCATGGCTGTCGATGGCCACCCCGAAGTCGCCCTCAAGGGCCTTGGCCCGAACCTCTTTGAAGCCCTGCCCAAGAAGGTCGTCGATGGGCGTCTCGAAATCGGCGTCGTCGCCAAGGTTCCGGCGCACCTCATCGGTGCCGGTCTCGGCCTTACCTCCGAAGGCGGTAGCCTGCACATGCAGTCGACCGACCGCGCCGCCCTCAAGGAAGCCGGTCTTGACCAGCTTCGTCTCGGCGATCTCGTGGCCTTCGAGAACACCGACAGCCGCTACAACCACGGCTATCTCCGCGGTGCGATCTCGATCGGTGTCGTCGGCCAGACCGATGGCCCGCGCGCCGGCTACGGCCCGGGCGTCACCATCATCATGACCGCTCCGAAGGGCGAGCTCGGCTGCTTCATCGCACCCGGCACCAACCTCAAGTCCCTCCTGAGCCTGGAAGACTAA
- a CDS encoding DUF4438 domain-containing protein, whose amino-acid sequence MSTENTSLTSNADRLVAMAVCGYVSTPSVRPGAYLHHPDGKGIMLPGMFGVTYNARAGDRAFGWAGDHVEPGVSIAHPNESADFALHYLTCVGNVATVTSGLAKGAKGVVTGEHARLLVDFPDEVNELLNIGDQIQIEAIGRGIELDGYPGVEFKKTSPRLLEALGITRQPNGQLKVKAAMELPIEIMGSGAELNSEYVDQDLMSGDRQLMADLGIDQMRLGDVIAIRHADHHFGRSYREGSVSIALCIHGDSIMTGHGPGIMTIMTATDGSLDFEIDPKANIANFFGIGQAK is encoded by the coding sequence ATGAGCACCGAAAATACCAGCCTCACCTCCAATGCAGACCGCTTGGTCGCCATGGCCGTTTGCGGCTATGTCAGCACGCCATCCGTGCGCCCCGGCGCCTATCTCCACCACCCGGATGGCAAGGGAATCATGCTGCCGGGCATGTTCGGCGTGACCTATAATGCGCGCGCCGGGGACCGTGCCTTCGGTTGGGCCGGCGACCATGTGGAGCCCGGTGTTTCCATTGCTCACCCGAATGAATCTGCAGATTTCGCCCTGCACTACCTGACCTGCGTCGGCAATGTGGCCACCGTCACCTCGGGCCTCGCCAAGGGCGCCAAGGGCGTCGTCACCGGCGAGCATGCGCGACTTCTTGTGGATTTCCCCGATGAAGTGAACGAGCTGCTCAATATCGGCGACCAGATCCAGATCGAGGCCATCGGCCGCGGTATCGAGCTCGATGGTTATCCCGGCGTCGAGTTCAAGAAGACCAGCCCGCGCCTGCTCGAAGCCCTCGGCATCACCCGCCAGCCCAACGGCCAGCTCAAGGTGAAAGCCGCCATGGAACTGCCGATCGAGATCATGGGTTCGGGCGCCGAGCTCAATTCCGAATATGTCGACCAGGACCTGATGAGCGGCGACCGCCAGCTCATGGCCGATCTCGGCATTGACCAGATGCGCCTTGGCGACGTCATCGCCATCCGTCACGCAGACCACCATTTCGGCCGGTCCTACCGCGAGGGCTCTGTTTCCATCGCGCTCTGCATCCACGGCGATTCCATCATGACCGGCCACGGCCCGGGCATCATGACGATCATGACCGCCACGGACGGCAGCCTCGATTTCGAAATCGACCCCAAAGCCAATATCGCCAACTTCTTCGGAATCGGACAGGCCAAATGA
- a CDS encoding amidohydrolase family protein: protein MAEPPFWHYTKIIKPMFDNKPVDQIVLGRIITAVGDEVIEDGFMEVRGGKITRVGARADLGTPEAGLDIRDTGGKTLLPGLIQSHGHLSWDGIHELSFQSMYDSPEIRAYKAAGNMLKSLRAGITLVRDLGVHNANLFAKQAVAQGIVPGPRLLVSGESIIQTGGHTYWVCREASGADEMRRAVRDQVKGGADLIKIMACHDTLEFTDAELEALIDEAHRNKLPVTAHATYDACIRRVAEFGVDCVEHGGSMSDETIQILLDKKIPIVTTFSALVLQAKPEIARAYGIPEWKIAERQRAVGDKTRFDGLVRAAKAGVPIVFGTDAGSPAVEHDKLAPELEFMVEVGVCPNRLDAIRAATIRAAQLSKLDAKIGSLEAGKEADFIIVDGKPDEDLYALEHVNETYIAGKRMH, encoded by the coding sequence ATGGCTGAACCGCCGTTCTGGCACTACACCAAGATCATCAAGCCAATGTTCGACAACAAGCCGGTCGATCAGATCGTGCTCGGCCGTATCATCACGGCAGTTGGCGACGAAGTCATCGAAGACGGCTTCATGGAAGTTCGTGGCGGCAAGATCACGCGCGTGGGGGCGCGGGCAGATCTGGGCACGCCCGAAGCTGGCCTCGACATCCGCGACACCGGCGGCAAGACATTGCTCCCCGGCCTGATCCAGTCGCATGGCCATCTGAGCTGGGACGGCATCCACGAGCTGTCCTTCCAGTCGATGTATGACAGCCCGGAAATCCGCGCCTACAAGGCCGCGGGCAACATGCTCAAGTCGCTCCGCGCGGGTATCACCCTCGTCCGCGACCTTGGCGTGCACAATGCCAATCTCTTCGCCAAGCAGGCCGTCGCCCAGGGCATCGTCCCCGGCCCGCGCCTTCTGGTGAGCGGCGAGTCCATCATCCAGACGGGCGGCCACACCTATTGGGTCTGCCGCGAAGCCTCGGGCGCCGACGAAATGCGCCGCGCAGTCCGCGACCAGGTCAAGGGCGGCGCCGATCTGATCAAGATCATGGCCTGCCACGATACGCTCGAATTCACCGATGCCGAGCTCGAGGCCCTGATCGACGAAGCGCACCGTAACAAGCTGCCCGTCACCGCCCACGCCACTTATGATGCCTGCATCCGTCGCGTGGCCGAATTCGGCGTCGATTGCGTCGAACATGGTGGCTCGATGAGCGACGAGACCATCCAGATCCTCCTCGACAAGAAGATCCCGATCGTCACCACCTTCTCGGCCCTGGTCCTCCAGGCCAAGCCGGAAATCGCCCGCGCCTATGGCATTCCCGAGTGGAAAATTGCCGAGCGCCAGCGCGCCGTCGGCGACAAGACCCGTTTCGATGGCCTTGTCCGTGCCGCCAAGGCCGGCGTGCCGATCGTCTTCGGCACCGACGCCGGTAGCCCGGCCGTGGAGCACGACAAGCTCGCCCCTGAACTCGAGTTCATGGTCGAAGTCGGCGTCTGCCCCAATCGTCTCGACGCCATCCGCGCCGCGACCATCCGTGCCGCCCAGCTCTCCAAGCTCGACGCCAAGATCGGTTCGCTCGAAGCGGGCAAGGAAGCAGACTTCATCATCGTCGACGGCAAGCCTGACGAGGACCTCTACGCCCTCGAGCACGTCAACGAAACCTATATCGCCGGAAAGAGAATGCACTGA